The Mytilus trossulus isolate FHL-02 chromosome 3, PNRI_Mtr1.1.1.hap1, whole genome shotgun sequence genome contains a region encoding:
- the LOC134711467 gene encoding uncharacterized protein LOC134711467 isoform X2, with the protein MDELDSCVAQRALDKLNGKTTNCQEEAKEPRRDDHLQQNITARSASRPYGPNETSIARREIFVSPNHTSEFSLMGDIESSYITPDGYFRHRIVLKSTQEVWNSVCYGMLELRNEDQLLSINNVDTTLLCHEDALSVFENLPSNNDENIIMTYRRPSTRNIVDLSFELNCSLGSAVEARINNESSVPESDWIKKSAVTIQNRGTNKYMQALEKNCVIFKELISSIPGQKPKDFHICHFTEERWIESNSHAMLRRYMDEEHKKYLHVTCDGNIILSSTCSVFKLKVESMHAFVIIEEIVTGNILCLEGFNNCCAKFVHPTNYAADHNYIDHMEEKFRFERDSVPCLNNKL; encoded by the exons AACCAAGAAGAGATGATCATCTACAACAAAATATAACAGCAAGATCCGCATCTCGTCCTTAC GGACCAAATGAAACATCTATCGCCAGAAGAGAAATATTTGTATCACCTAACCACACAAGTGAATTTAGTCTGATGGGAGACATTGAAAGTAGTTATATCACCCCTGATGGATATTTTCGACATAGAATAGTTCTTAAATCGACACAAGAAGTGTGGAACTCTGTATGCTATGGAATGCTAGAACTCAg gaATGAAGACCAGCTTCTCAGTATCAACAATGTAGATACCACATTACTTTGTCATGAAGACGCTTTAAGTGTTTTTGAAAATCTTCCAAGCAATAACGATGAAAATATCATAATG ACTTACAGGCGACCAAGCACTAGAAATATTGTCGACTTAAGTTTTGAGTTAAACTGTTCGTTAG GCTCTGCAGTTGAGGCACGGATAAATAATGAGTCGTCAGTACCCGAATCTGACTGGATAAAAAAATCTGCAGTAACCATACAAAATCGAggaacaaataaatatatgcaagCACTAGAGAAAAACTGCGTGATTTTTAAAGAACTTATATCGTCTATTCCAGGACAAAAGCCAAAGGATTTTCATATAT gtcACTTTACAGAGGAGCGTTGGATAGAATCTAATAGTCATGCAATGTTGCGACGTTACATGGATGAGGAACATAAGAAATATCTACATGTTACCTGTGACGGAAACATTATACTC AGTAGTACATGTTCCGTCTTCAAATTGAAAGTAGAAAGTATGCATGCTTTCGTCATTATAGAAGAGATAGTTACAGGAAATATTCTTTGCCTAGAAGGTTTCAATAATTGTTGTGCAAAGTTTGTTCATCCAACAAATTATGCAGCTGACCATAACTACATCGATCACATGGAAGAAAAATTCAGATTTGAGAGGGATTCCGTACCttgtttaaacaataaattatga
- the LOC134711467 gene encoding uncharacterized protein LOC134711467 isoform X1 produces the protein MDELDSCVAQRALDKLNGKTTNCQEEAKEPRRDDHLQQNITARSASRPYGPNETSIARREIFVSPNHTSEFSLMGDIESSYITPDGYFRHRIVLKSTQEVWNSVCYGMLELRNEDQLLSINNVDTTLLCHEDALSVFENLPSNNDENIIMTYRRPSTRNIVDLSFELNCSLGSSAVEARINNESSVPESDWIKKSAVTIQNRGTNKYMQALEKNCVIFKELISSIPGQKPKDFHICHFTEERWIESNSHAMLRRYMDEEHKKYLHVTCDGNIILSSTCSVFKLKVESMHAFVIIEEIVTGNILCLEGFNNCCAKFVHPTNYAADHNYIDHMEEKFRFERDSVPCLNNKL, from the exons AACCAAGAAGAGATGATCATCTACAACAAAATATAACAGCAAGATCCGCATCTCGTCCTTAC GGACCAAATGAAACATCTATCGCCAGAAGAGAAATATTTGTATCACCTAACCACACAAGTGAATTTAGTCTGATGGGAGACATTGAAAGTAGTTATATCACCCCTGATGGATATTTTCGACATAGAATAGTTCTTAAATCGACACAAGAAGTGTGGAACTCTGTATGCTATGGAATGCTAGAACTCAg gaATGAAGACCAGCTTCTCAGTATCAACAATGTAGATACCACATTACTTTGTCATGAAGACGCTTTAAGTGTTTTTGAAAATCTTCCAAGCAATAACGATGAAAATATCATAATG ACTTACAGGCGACCAAGCACTAGAAATATTGTCGACTTAAGTTTTGAGTTAAACTGTTCGTTAGGTA GCTCTGCAGTTGAGGCACGGATAAATAATGAGTCGTCAGTACCCGAATCTGACTGGATAAAAAAATCTGCAGTAACCATACAAAATCGAggaacaaataaatatatgcaagCACTAGAGAAAAACTGCGTGATTTTTAAAGAACTTATATCGTCTATTCCAGGACAAAAGCCAAAGGATTTTCATATAT gtcACTTTACAGAGGAGCGTTGGATAGAATCTAATAGTCATGCAATGTTGCGACGTTACATGGATGAGGAACATAAGAAATATCTACATGTTACCTGTGACGGAAACATTATACTC AGTAGTACATGTTCCGTCTTCAAATTGAAAGTAGAAAGTATGCATGCTTTCGTCATTATAGAAGAGATAGTTACAGGAAATATTCTTTGCCTAGAAGGTTTCAATAATTGTTGTGCAAAGTTTGTTCATCCAACAAATTATGCAGCTGACCATAACTACATCGATCACATGGAAGAAAAATTCAGATTTGAGAGGGATTCCGTACCttgtttaaacaataaattatga